CAGGTCTCGTATCTTGTGCTGCCAGTATTGGTGGATGATTCCGCCACGACCCCCGTGTTTCACTTCCAGATCTAGATCTTTTTCAGCGTATTTTCGGCCTTGTTCGGTGAGTTGCAGCAGCTTTCGCTTGTCCTCTTGTTGGTGGATTCTGCGTTCAACTGCTACGCCCTCGTCGACGAGCTCGTTCTTCGCCTTGTTTCCCTTGTACCGACTGGAAAAATCGCTGTATCTCTCGGTCAGTGGTCGGAACGGATCGTTGACAACGTCTTCGAGAAGTCTTTCAGCACTGCTGGAGAGCTGTACCTCGCTGTTTGGATCACGGGGGTCGCTTGGAATCTCCGATCCTTGTTCTTCGTTGCTGTTGCTTGGTCCGATTTTTTCTCGGAAGTCGGGGGTGGTTTCTCTTGGACTATGGCTGAGTTTTTCCCAGTTCTCGGCTTGCTGTTTTCGCAGCTCTTTGTCTGAGACATTCTTGTCTAACCGGTAGTTGTCGAGTTTGACCGGTACCGGACTACGGTTTCCGACCTGGACAACTGCTTCACCTGTATCGAGTTCCTGTGCAAATTCCATCTGCCGCTTAGACAAATTCATCGACTCCGCGACGGCTTGGAACTGCTTCTGATCACCAGTAGACAGCAAAGCTTTGGTGTAGGTATTGGCCTTGATCGAGTCCGTCAACTTCGACGCCTCTTGGTCTGCTACGACTAGTCCTTCACCGAATTCCCGCATCTTCGCCGTCAACTCATCAATCTCCGGAATACCCGACGCATCCTGTCTTTCTTTGTAGACACTGAAGACTCGTTTGCCTTCATCCAAGAAGAAAGCGTGATTCAAACCACTGTCTCGCTGGTTCTGAGCTAACCGGTACTCGTAGACGTATGCGAACAAGATCTCCATCAAAAAGTTCTGGACATCCCGAGAGAGGCCGTCAAACTCGAAGACAACATCCCGATCCAGAAGCTCTTCCGCTCCGTATCCCTTGCTGCAGTCGAGCACTGTTCCTGCAACCAAGTTCATCGACTCCAACCGGTTCAACAGTGTGTCGCGGTAATCCGACGCTTTCCGTACATAATTCAACCTCTCTTTCCTGATCAACAGCTCCAGTTCGTGCAAACTCGGAAACGGTTCCTCAAAACTATCAAACAAGCCGTACAACCGGTATAGCTCGATGATTTTCTTCAACAGGTAGTTTTTCGATCCGCTCAACAACGCAGTGCTATGCCCAAAGATCTCAGCGAAAACCTGCGCCCAACGCCTCGGTGAAACATTTCTTGGCGGCCTCAACGGATTCAACTTGATCTCAGACCAAGGCAGCACCAACAAACCATCCAAACCCTCTACAAGATGGCGGTAATCCTGCTTCAAATCAAAAGCCCAAAACGGCCTACCCAACTCCTCCATCAAGTTATAGAACAACGTCGTCTTCCCCGAACCCGACTGCCCCACAGCCAACAGATGCTTGGTAAAATCGTCCTGTGAAAGACCGAATGAACCGCCTCGAAACGTCTCACCCAAAGAAACTTCACCAAACCACGTTCTCTCATCAAACGGGTACTGCCAGTTCTGCACCGACTTACCGATCACTGCTTTCAACGCCGCCTCCTGCAATCCATCGTTCTGAGAAATTCCCGCAGCTAGAACCAATCGCCGAACACTGGGGTCCTCAAGCAAACCCCTTTGATCCGCTACGCTCAGAAGCCGTTCCCCAGAATCCACCACAGATGACTACAGATCTCAAAGAATCTCAAAACAGGAAGGGTATAGCCTGTTTCAAATGAAGAATCCTCCAATAAAGGCTCTGAAAAACAAGAATTTTAATAAAAATTGTCAGACAAAAATTGGATATGACTATTCAGAAGAGCGAAGAACACAGCAACGGAGCACCAACCATCGAAGGCACCGGCATACGAGTCGAAGATATCGCCAATACATACGAACACAGCGAATACAGCCCTGATGAAATAACAGAACTATACCCGGACCTATCTCTCAGCGACGTCCATACAGCACTCGCATACTACTACAAAAACATCGAAAAATTCCGCTCCAAAAGCCCTGAAACAGGCGTCTCCGCGTAGTGCTCCTACTCAGATAAACCCAGTCTCTCTTTGCTACACGTACTGTTTTATATCTTGGTCTACCATTTCTATTTGTAGAAACAAAGAGGTGACTGGGATCGTGATAGATGTGGACGAAGACGCCGAAATCCTACGTGAAAGCGGCGGCTTCAGCTCTCGCAACGAAGTAGTTGAAGAAGCGTTTAGAGCGCTTCTCAAAGAAAATCCTGAACTCCGTATCGAGTTCGCTGTCGAAAAATACCGGTCTGGATCAGTCAGCCTGAACCGAGCCGCCGAAATAGCCGGCAAATCCACTGAAGAATTCAAAGAGATTCTCAAAAACCGTGGAATCGAACGCAGCATCGGCTTTCTCTCAGAGGAAGATCGCGAACAGCGTTTGAACGAGATGTGAAGCAGGTTAGATGGTCGTCGTCGACAACAATATTCTAAGCTCTCTTTCCAAAATCAACCGACTGAACCTGCTGAACAAGGTATTTGACCAAGTCTCAACAATACCATCAGTTATCGAAGAACTTCACGGCGGCGGAGTCGCAGATTCAGAGTTTGTTGGGAGAATTGAAGAAAAGAAATCAAACAACGGCGGCTGGCTCAAAATCCGCTCACTGACCGAAGAAG
This is a stretch of genomic DNA from Halobellus sp. MBLA0158. It encodes these proteins:
- a CDS encoding ATP-binding protein; the encoded protein is MDSGERLLSVADQRGLLEDPSVRRLVLAAGISQNDGLQEAALKAVIGKSVQNWQYPFDERTWFGEVSLGETFRGGSFGLSQDDFTKHLLAVGQSGSGKTTLFYNLMEELGRPFWAFDLKQDYRHLVEGLDGLLVLPWSEIKLNPLRPPRNVSPRRWAQVFAEIFGHSTALLSGSKNYLLKKIIELYRLYGLFDSFEEPFPSLHELELLIRKERLNYVRKASDYRDTLLNRLESMNLVAGTVLDCSKGYGAEELLDRDVVFEFDGLSRDVQNFLMEILFAYVYEYRLAQNQRDSGLNHAFFLDEGKRVFSVYKERQDASGIPEIDELTAKMREFGEGLVVADQEASKLTDSIKANTYTKALLSTGDQKQFQAVAESMNLSKRQMEFAQELDTGEAVVQVGNRSPVPVKLDNYRLDKNVSDKELRKQQAENWEKLSHSPRETTPDFREKIGPSNSNEEQGSEIPSDPRDPNSEVQLSSSAERLLEDVVNDPFRPLTERYSDFSSRYKGNKAKNELVDEGVAVERRIHQQEDKRKLLQLTEQGRKYAEKDLDLEVKHGGRGGIIHQYWQHKIRDLFEEAGWDAFLEKFDADIYINMGNTELAVEVAMGDKPREIQHVEKHLNRDFTIWIACRNKEIQDGLQQRLQENGLDPDQVVFRLLRRFNDVESLSL
- a CDS encoding DUF433 domain-containing protein; the encoded protein is MTIQKSEEHSNGAPTIEGTGIRVEDIANTYEHSEYSPDEITELYPDLSLSDVHTALAYYYKNIEKFRSKSPETGVSA
- a CDS encoding UPF0175 family protein, whose translation is MDEDAEILRESGGFSSRNEVVEEAFRALLKENPELRIEFAVEKYRSGSVSLNRAAEIAGKSTEEFKEILKNRGIERSIGFLSEEDREQRLNEM